One genomic window of Acidobacteriota bacterium includes the following:
- a CDS encoding oligosaccharide flippase family protein → MLIRKVTRGILWNVISSPLIMAINWAASIVVVRFLGVSRYAIYSVILATVNTIVSYSGLGISESLPKFVPEVEERFGKKGLLSFLKLTISLRSAVLLILVLLLNIFATRFSLRFGFGASGVLYIRLISIIVVLRSLTLFFYNVLYSYFEQKIVNLTTALLQLIQPALVIWFVMAGLDIIGILIAMTAANLTVSFIAGRYSLKSIKAVEKEEKEEFKAREIGKRFSLYSIFFYFYELSRYFIGVDFAVFIIALVRAKEEVAYFSLGFKFVMMVIVFLVSSMRGVFRPLIGNVYATGDIEKLRRTYDNLEKIQILLTIPAGAGLFILTPDLIPLFYKADFLPSVPIARILISFLFLETMLVGGTVILPIYEKYKTVLLIRSLIFLNIPVLYILSARFGIIAAAIGLGLLRLLIAVIENFACYLLFKVHFPYRFLLKTLGASLVFSSVLIPLKRMLGTSIKEVIILTLLGGLIFLIMLRILRVISEEEKNLIRRSGLPLKEAICRIL, encoded by the coding sequence ATGCTCATCAGGAAGGTAACCCGAGGGATCCTGTGGAATGTCATCTCCTCCCCTCTGATAATGGCTATAAACTGGGCAGCGTCCATCGTGGTCGTTCGCTTTCTCGGTGTCTCTCGCTATGCCATATATTCGGTCATCCTGGCTACGGTGAACACCATCGTCTCTTACTCTGGGCTCGGGATAAGTGAAAGCCTCCCCAAGTTTGTCCCTGAGGTTGAAGAAAGGTTCGGAAAGAAGGGACTCCTTTCCTTCCTCAAGCTCACCATCTCCCTAAGAAGCGCCGTCCTCCTCATCCTCGTCCTCCTTCTAAACATATTCGCCACCCGGTTCTCCCTTCGCTTCGGCTTCGGCGCCTCGGGGGTGCTTTACATCCGTCTGATAAGCATCATAGTGGTGCTAAGGAGCCTTACCCTCTTCTTTTACAATGTTCTATACTCCTATTTTGAACAGAAGATAGTAAACCTTACCACTGCCCTCCTTCAGCTTATCCAGCCAGCGCTGGTCATATGGTTTGTAATGGCAGGGCTCGACATAATCGGCATCCTGATAGCGATGACCGCAGCGAACCTCACCGTCTCTTTTATCGCTGGGAGATATAGCCTGAAAAGTATAAAAGCGGTGGAAAAGGAGGAAAAAGAAGAATTTAAAGCAAGGGAGATAGGAAAGAGGTTCTCCCTTTACTCCATTTTCTTCTATTTCTACGAGCTGAGCAGATACTTTATCGGGGTTGACTTCGCCGTCTTCATCATCGCCCTTGTCCGGGCAAAAGAGGAAGTAGCCTACTTCAGCCTTGGTTTTAAATTCGTAATGATGGTGATCGTCTTCTTAGTAAGCAGTATGCGCGGGGTATTCCGCCCATTAATAGGAAATGTCTATGCTACAGGCGACATAGAAAAGCTCAGACGAACCTATGACAACCTCGAGAAGATCCAAATCCTCCTCACTATACCGGCAGGGGCGGGGCTTTTTATCCTCACTCCGGATCTCATCCCCTTATTCTACAAAGCCGATTTCCTCCCCTCCGTCCCCATCGCTCGAATACTGATAAGCTTCCTCTTCCTCGAGACAATGCTTGTAGGCGGTACGGTGATCCTCCCCATTTACGAAAAATATAAAACAGTTCTCCTCATCCGCTCCCTTATCTTCCTCAACATCCCGGTTCTCTACATCCTTAGCGCGAGGTTCGGCATCATCGCCGCCGCTATTGGCTTAGGGTTACTCCGCCTCTTGATCGCGGTGATAGAGAATTTCGCCTGTTATCTATTGTTCAAGGTGCACTTTCCTTACCGCTTCCTGTTAAAGACCCTTGGAGCATCACTCGTTTTCTCCTCAGTGCTCATTCCGCTTAAGCGGATGCTCGGAACCTCGATAAAGGAGGTGATCATCCTTACCCTGCTCGGAGGGCTCATCTTCCTAATAATGCTCAGAATCCTTCGTGTCATCTCCGAAGAGGAAAAAAACCTTATAAGAAGATCAGGGCTTCCCCTGAAGGAGGCCATCTGTCGTATCCTATGA